The following proteins are encoded in a genomic region of Natronorubrum halophilum:
- a CDS encoding ribbon-helix-helix domain-containing protein, with protein sequence MTEYTTVSIPKDLAERVEETIEGTSFQSTSDLVRFLLRSIVIQHQKEGELTEAEFEEITEQLRGLGYLE encoded by the coding sequence ATGACGGAATATACGACGGTTTCGATCCCGAAGGACCTCGCCGAACGCGTCGAGGAGACGATCGAAGGGACGAGTTTCCAGAGCACGAGCGATCTCGTTCGGTTCCTGCTTCGCAGTATCGTCATCCAACACCAGAAGGAGGGCGAACTCACCGAAGCGGAGTTCGAGGAGATCACCGAACAGCTTCGCGGACTCGGCTACCTCGAGTAG
- a CDS encoding DUF5789 family protein, with protein sequence MGVRPPSSGDDDEPESVEFGIAAVDARLKDADLSFPATKDDVAAELGHKQIPYDVHGSDVALGEILADVDTAEFRSRQELLNDLHGPFEEYRRNNSGGVFQQVRSMLPF encoded by the coding sequence ATGGGAGTCCGACCACCCTCGAGCGGAGACGACGATGAACCCGAGAGTGTCGAGTTCGGTATCGCCGCCGTCGACGCGCGTCTCAAAGACGCTGATCTCTCGTTCCCAGCGACGAAAGACGACGTCGCGGCCGAACTCGGTCACAAACAGATCCCCTACGACGTCCACGGAAGCGACGTCGCGCTGGGTGAGATACTCGCGGACGTCGACACCGCGGAGTTCCGGTCCCGACAGGAACTGTTAAACGACCTTCACGGACCCTTCGAGGAGTATCGGCGGAATAACTCCGGCGGCGTCTTCCAGCAGGTTCGGTCGATGCTTCCGTTCTGA